One window from the genome of Salvia splendens isolate huo1 chromosome 9, SspV2, whole genome shotgun sequence encodes:
- the LOC121747969 gene encoding calcium-transporting ATPase 10, plasma membrane-type-like, which translates to MTEEIRYKDGFDLEAGSSRRDYPEDEDDGDGPFDIFRTKSAPVHRLRRWRQAALVLNASRRFRYTLDLKKEEERRQLTAKIRTHAQVIRAAVLFQEAGKVLPGAVTSTLPLSPTQNSDFGISSEELVAISKEHDLSLLQQNGGVKGLAEKVKSNQENGISGDETDIINRKKAFGSNTYPRKKGRSFWSFVWDACRDTTLIILMVAATASLVLGIKTEGIKEGWYDGGSIALAVIIVIVFTAVSDYKQSLQFQNLNEEKENIQMEVIRGGRRTKISIFEIVVGDVLPLKIGDQVPADGLVISGHSLSVDESSMTGESKIVHKDPVRSPFLMSGCKIADGYGTMLVTSVGINTEWGLLMASISEDNGEETPLQVRLNGVATFIGMVGLGVALVVLIVLVARFFTGHTKDPDGTVQFTAGKTKLGDAIDGFVKIFTVAVTIVVVAVPEGLPLAVTLTLAYSMRKMMADKALVRRLSACETMGSATTICSDKTGTLTLNEMTVVEVSACGKKIDPPDNKSLLPSKVLSLLIEGIAQNTTGSVFVPEGGGAPELSGSPTEKAILQWGVNLGMDFLSVRSDSVVIHASPFNSEKKRGGVALKVSDSEVHVHWKGAAEIVLACCTSYIDTDDHVVPLDEDKLSSYKKAIEDMAVESLRCVAIAYRPFDVKSVPSAAAELKNWQLPESDLILLAIVGIKDPCRPGVKDAVQLCTNAGVKVRMVTGDNLQTAKAIALECGILSSGTDATEPNIIEGKTFRTLTESQRLDIADKISVMGRSSPNDKLLLVQALRKRGHVVAVTGDGTNDAPALHEADIGLAMGIQGTEVAKESSDIIILDDNFSSVVKVVRWGRSVYANIQKFIQFQLTVNVAALMINVVAAVSAGNVPLNAVQLLWVNLIMDTLGALALATEPPTDHLMRRAPVGRREPLITNYMWRNLLIQALYQVTVLLILNFRGRDILNLQNDDKDHAFRVNNTLIFNAFVFCQVFNEFNARKPDEVNVFKGVTKNRLFMGIIGLEVVLQVIIIFFLGKFATTVRLSWKLWLVSIALGIISWPLAAIGKLIPIPEKPIAEFFTKKIRRQGNADDG; encoded by the exons CAAGCCGCACTTGTCCTAAATGCTTCAAGGCGATTTCGTTATACATTGGACttgaagaaagaagaagagagaaggcAGTTAACTGCTAAGATTAGAACACATGCTCAAGTCATTAGg GCTGCTGTATTGTTCCAAGAGGCGGGCAAAGTACTACCTG GTGCAGTAACTTCAACTTTACCATTGAGTCCTACTCAAAATTCTGATTTTGGCATCAGCTCAGAAGAGCTAGTTGCAATATCCAAGGAGCATGATCTTTCTCTTTTGCAGCAAAATGGGGGG GTTAAAGGATTAGCTGAAAAGGTAAAATCCAATCAGGAGAATGGTATATCAGGGGATGAGACTGACATCATAAACAGGAAGAAAGCTTTTGGGTCGAATACATATCCTCGAAAGAAGGGAAGGAGTTTTTGG AGCTTTGTGTGGGATGCTTGTCGAGATACTACTCTTATAATTTTGATGGTTGCTGCAACTGCTTCCTTGGTATTGGGTATAAAGACCGAG GGTATCAAAGAAGGCTGGTATGATGGAGGAAGCATTGCCTTGGCAGTTATTATAGTCATTGTTTTTACAG cTGTAAGTGATTACAAACAATCCCTTCAATTCCAGAACTTGAATGAAGAGAAGGAAAATATACAAATGGAG GTGATAAGGGGTGGGCGGAGGACTAAGATTTCAATATTTGAAATAGTTGTTGGTGATGTCTTGCCTCTTAAAATTGGTGATCAG GTGCCAGCAGATGGGCTTGTAATATCCGGCCACTCCCTCTCAGTTGATGAATCCAGTATGACAGGAGAAAGTAAAATT GTCCACAAAGATCCTGTACGATCACCCTTTCTTATGTCTGGATGCAAGATTGCTGATGGGTATGGGACAATGCTG GTAACTAGTGTGGGAATAAATACTGAATGGGGATTACTTATGGCAAGCATATCAGAAGATAATGGCGAGGAAACACCTTTACAG GTACGATTAAATGGGGTTGCTACTTTTATTGGCATGGTTGGTCTGGGAGTAGCACTTGTTGTTCTTATTGTCCTTGTGGCCAG ATTTTTTACTGGGCATACGAAAGATCCTGATGGCACAGTCCAATTTACAGCTGGGAAGACAAAACTTGGTGATGCAATAGATGGATTTGTAAAGATATTCACTGTTGCA GTGACTATTGTAGTTGTTGCAGTACCAGAAGGTCTTCCATTAGCTGTCACTCTCAC GCTTGCGTATTCAATGAGGAAAATGATGGCTGATAAAGCATTG GTGAGGAGGCTTTCAGCCTGTGAAACAATGGGCTCTGCAACTACTATTTGCAGTGATAAAACTGGAACCCTCACTCTGAATGAG ATGACTGTGGTGGAGGTATCTGCATGTGGAAAGAAAATTGATCCACCTGACAATAAATCACTTCTCCCTTCTAAAGTTCTCTCTCTACTGATTGAGGGCATTGCACAAAACACAACTGGAAGCGTATTTGTGCCTGAA GGTGGTGGAGCTCCGGAACTTTCGGGATCACCAACTGAAAAGGCAATTCTGCAGTGGGGAGTAAAT CTTGGAATGGATTTTCTTTCTGTTCGTTCAGATTCAGTTGTTATTCATGCCTCTCCATTTAACTCAGAGAAGAAGCGAGGTGGTGTCGCACTAAAAGTG TCTGATTCTGAAGTTCACGTGCACTGGAAAGGGGCTGCAGAAATAGTACTTGCGTGCTGCACAAGTTACATAGATACGGATGACCATGTGGTGCCGCTTGACGAAGATAAG TTATCATCTTATAAGAAAGCGATTGAAGATATGGCTGTAGAGAGCTTGCGTTGTGTGGCCATTGCCTACAGGCCATTTGATGTAAAGAGTGTTCCATCCGCTGCCGCAGAACTAAAAAATTGGCAATTACCTGAGTCGGACCTTATTTTGCTGGCCATTGTCGGTATCAAG GATCCTTGCCGACCAGGTGTAAAAGATGCTGTCCAGTTGTGCACTAATGCAGGTGTTAAG GTGCGCATGGTCACTGGTGACAATCTTCAAACAGCTAAAGCAATTGCCTTAGAGTGTGGTATATTAAGCTCTGGTACAGATGCAACTGAGCCTAACATTATTGAAGGAAAGACATTCCGCACCCTTACGGAATCACAGAGATTAGATATTGCTGATAAGATTTCG GTGATGGGAAGGTCGTCACCAAATGACAAACTCCTGCTTGTTCAAGCATTAAGAAAGAGGGGACATGTAGTTGCTGTTACTGGAGATGGTACGAACGATGCTCCTGCACTACATGAG GCTGATATTGGTCTTGCAATGGGTATCCAAGGCACAGAAGTTGCAAAGGAGAGTTCAGATATCATTATATTGGATGACAATTTTTCTTCTGTTGTGAAG GTTGTCCGATGGGGAAGATCTGTTTACGCCAACATTCAGAAATTCATACAGTTTCAACTTACGGTTAATGTTGCTGCTTTGATGATCAATGTTGTTGCTGCAGTTTCTGCTGGCAATGTTCCACTGAATGCTGTTCAG CTTCTCTGGGTGAACCTTATCATGGACACATTAGGAGCACTTGCGCTAGCCACTGAGCCTCCTACTGATCATCTCATGCGTAGAGCACCTGTTGGTAGAAG GGAACCCCTTATAACAAATTACATGTGGAGGAATTTGTTAATACAG GCTTTATATCAAGTCACTGTGCTCTTAATCCTCAATTTCCGGGGAAGGGATATCTTGAATCTGCAGAACGATGACAAAGATCACGCTTTCCGAGTGAATAATACACTAATATTCAACGCATTTGTCTTCTGTCAG GTATTCAATGAATTTAACGCTCGAAAGCCAGATGAGGTGAATGTGTTTAAAGGTGTCACTAAAAACCGTCTGTTCATGGGAATAATCGGCCTTGAAGTAGTGCTTCAG GTTATCATAATCTTTTTCCTGGGGAAGTTTGCCACCACTGTTCGGCTGAGCTGGAAACTGTGGCTTGTGTCAATTGCTCTCGGTATTATCAG CTGGCCTCTTGCTGCTATCGGAAAACTAATTCCCATCCCCGAGAAGCCCATTGCTGAATTCTTTACGAAGAAAATCCGTAGACAGGGAAACGCTGATGATG GTTAA